The Sphaerospermopsis torques-reginae ITEP-024 genome has a window encoding:
- a CDS encoding acyl-CoA thioesterase, giving the protein MTKETPSQPKLPPTSAIDKLTKTEFDTWFEYPIRVQPHHTDYAGITWHGTYLTWMEEARVECLRSIGIDFADLVALGCDLPVVELSVRYHRSLQLGMMALVKTRMLEVTGVRMNWDYKIVSTDEQELYVSAQVTLVALDRERGKIMRQLPPAMKDALAKITASYK; this is encoded by the coding sequence ATGACTAAAGAAACACCAAGTCAACCAAAATTACCACCCACGAGTGCGATCGACAAGTTAACAAAAACTGAATTTGATACTTGGTTTGAATATCCGATCAGAGTGCAGCCTCATCATACAGATTATGCTGGCATTACTTGGCATGGTACATATTTAACTTGGATGGAAGAAGCGCGGGTAGAATGTTTGCGCTCTATAGGTATTGATTTTGCTGATTTGGTAGCTTTAGGTTGCGACTTACCAGTGGTAGAATTATCAGTACGCTATCATCGCTCACTGCAATTAGGAATGATGGCACTTGTAAAAACCCGGATGTTGGAAGTAACCGGTGTGCGGATGAACTGGGATTATAAAATTGTTTCCACTGATGAGCAAGAATTATATGTTTCTGCTCAGGTGACGCTAGTGGCATTAGACAGAGAAAGAGGTAAAATAATGCGTCAGTTACCTCCTGCAATGAAGGATGCACTGGCGAAAATTACTGCTTCATACAAGTAA
- a CDS encoding DUF2839 domain-containing protein, which yields MGEAKRRKSTLGEQYGQETRILPWVPITKSQAELFVKITTRGAWIGIGAMVVVWVTIRFIGPAFGWWQVVA from the coding sequence ATGGGTGAAGCAAAACGTCGTAAAAGCACACTGGGGGAACAATACGGCCAGGAAACTCGCATCTTACCCTGGGTTCCCATCACCAAATCTCAAGCGGAATTGTTTGTGAAAATCACTACTCGCGGAGCTTGGATTGGTATTGGTGCTATGGTAGTAGTATGGGTAACAATCCGTTTTATCGGTCCTGCTTTTGGTTGGTGGCAAGTAGTGGCTTAA
- a CDS encoding DUF1815 family protein — MFLRLAHQHKEFVQDLVMNLQALAIVLERNGYPASCYTCGDQMNSASFMVSLGDNHLIRFLVSDYGITWTEMRDDRELMKLEGAEAISQLQELANLVKQSIQTSTSHKTLVNK, encoded by the coding sequence GTGTTTCTGAGACTGGCACATCAACATAAGGAATTTGTCCAAGACTTGGTAATGAACTTGCAAGCCTTGGCAATAGTGTTAGAGCGTAATGGCTATCCAGCTTCTTGCTACACCTGTGGCGACCAAATGAACAGTGCTTCGTTCATGGTAAGCTTAGGAGATAATCATCTTATTCGCTTTTTAGTATCAGATTACGGAATTACTTGGACTGAAATGCGGGATGACCGCGAATTGATGAAGTTAGAAGGAGCAGAAGCAATTAGCCAATTGCAGGAACTAGCTAATCTTGTCAAGCAATCTATACAAACTTCTACAAGTCATAAAACTCTTGTTAATAAGTGA